From Dasypus novemcinctus isolate mDasNov1 unplaced genomic scaffold, mDasNov1.1.hap2 scaffold_292, whole genome shotgun sequence, one genomic window encodes:
- the JUND gene encoding transcription factor JunD produces the protein METPFYGDEALGGGGGGGGFAGPGRPFPGGPPTAAALMKKDALALGLGEQVAAALKPAPPAALRADGAPAPAPPDGLLAAPELGLLKLASPELERLIIQSNGLVTTTPTSAQFLYPKAAPSEEQEFAEGFVKALEDLHKQNQLGPGGAAPGGPAAAAAPPAPPGELPAPPPAPEAPVYANLSSYAGGAGAAGGGAAPVAFAAEPVPFPPPPGALGPPRLAALKDEPQTVPDVPSFGESPPLSPIDMDTQERIKAERKRLRNRIAASKCRKRKLERISRLEEKVKTLKSQNTELASTASLLREQVAQLKQRVLSHVNSGCQLLPQPQVPAY, from the coding sequence ATGGAGACGCCCTTCTACGGCGACGAGGCgctgggcggcggcggcggcggcggcggcttcGCGGGCCCGGGGCGCCCGTTCCCCGGGGGCCCCCCGACGGCGGCGGCGCTGATGAAGAAGGACGCGCTGGCGCTGGGCCTGGGCGAGCAGGTGGCCGCGGCGCTCAagcccgcgccccccgccgcgcTGCGCGCCGACGGCGCCCCGGCGCCCGCGCCCCCCGACGGGCTGCTGGCGGCGCCCGAGCTGGGGCTGCTCAAGCTGGCGTCGCCGGAGCTCGAGCGCCTCATCATCCAGTCCAACGGGCTGGTGACCACGACGCCCACCAGCGCGCAGTTCCTCTACCCGAAGGCGGCGCCGAGCGAGGAGCAGGAGTTCGCCGAGGGCTTCGTGAAGGCGCTGGAGGACCTGCACAAGCAGAACCAGCTGGGGCCCGGGGGCGCGGCGCCGGggggccccgccgccgccgccgcgccccccgcgccccccggcgagctgcccgcgccgccgcccgcgcccgaGGCGCCCGTCTACGCCAACCTGAGCAGCTacgcgggcggcgcgggggcggcgggcggcggcgcggcGCCGGTGGCCTTCGCCGCCGAGCCCGTGCCCTTCCCGCCGCCGCCGGGCGCGCTGGGGCCGCCGCGCCTGGCCGCGCTCAAGGACGAGCCGCAGACGGTGCCCGACGTGCCGAGCTTCGGGGAGAGCCCGCCGCTGTCGCCCATCGACATGGACACGCAGGAGCGCATCAAGGCCGAGCGCAAGCGCCTGCGCAACCGCATCGCCGCCTCCAAGTGCCGCAAGCGCAAGCTGGAGCGCATCTCGCGCCTGGAGGAGAAGGTGAAGACGCTCAAGAGCCAGAACACGGAGCTGGCGTCCACCGCCAGCCTCCTGCGCGAGCAGGTGGCGCAGCTCAAGCAGCGCGTCCTCAGCCACGTCAACAGCGGCTGCCAGCTGCTGCCCCAGCCCCAGGTGCCGGCGTACTGA